The following are encoded together in the Bos mutus isolate GX-2022 chromosome 3, NWIPB_WYAK_1.1, whole genome shotgun sequence genome:
- the GPX7 gene encoding glutathione peroxidase 7, whose translation MVAARAAAWLLLAAAACAPREQDFYDFKAVNIRGKLVSLEKYRGSVSLVVNVASECGFTDQHYRALQQLQRDLGPHHFNVLAFPCNQFGQQEPDSNKEIESFARRTYSVSFPMFSKIAVTGTGAHPAFKYLTETSGKEPTWNFWKYLVAPDGKVIGAWDPTVSVEEIRPQITALVRKLILKKREDL comes from the exons ATGGTGGCGGCACGGGCGGCGGCGTGGCTGCTCCTGGCTGCGGCGGCCTGCGCGCCGCGGGAGCAGGACTTCTACGACTTCAAGGCCGTCAACATCCGGGGCAAGTTGGTGTCGCTGGAGAAGTACCGAGGCTCG GTGTCCCTGGTGGTGAACGTGGCTAGCGAGTGCGGCTTCACAGACCAGCACTATCGGGCCCTGCAGCAGCTGCAGCGGGACCTGGGGCCCCACCACTTCAATGTGCTTGCCTTCCCCTGCAACCAGTTTGGCCAGCAGGAGCCCGACAGCAACAAGGAGATCGAGAGCTTTGCCCGCCGCACATACAGTGTCTCTTTCCCCATGTTTAGCAAGATTGCAGTCACCGGCACTGGTGCCCACCCTGCCTTCAAGTACCTGACTG aGACTTCTGGGAAGGAGCCTACCTGGAACTTCTGGAAGTACCTGGTGGCCCCAGATGGAAAGGTGATAGGAGCTTGGGACCCAACTGTGTCGGTGGAGGAAATCAGGCCCCAGATTACAGCGCTTGTGAGGAAACTCATCCTGAAGAAGCGAGAAGACTTATAA